A region of the Streptomyces sp. NBC_00442 genome:
CGCGAGGGCGTCTTCAAGGTCTTCGAGAAGAGCCGTGACCACGTGTCGACGATCTATCACACGGCCATGCCGTACGCGATGTTCTTCAGCGGCGGCCAGGCCGTGCACTACTCGTCGGACTTCGCGGCGCGCGGCTACAACGGTGCCTCGCACGGCTGCGTCAACGTGCGCGACAAGGGCAAGGTCGCGGCGCTCTTCGACCAGGTGAAGATCGGCGACAAGGTCGTCGTCTACTGGTGAGGTCGTCTCATGACAGTGGACGTCCACGGGATGAGGACGTCCACTGGTGAGTGAGCGGCAAGCTCGTGGGGTGGGCCGGCCGGGGCGTGCCCGGCCGGTCAAGTGGGGGGCGCGGGCGGGACCGGGGGAACGTGTCCCGCCCGCGCCATTCGCGCGGAGCCGTGGGTACGGGGGGAACCCCGGCTCATCTGCGCCGCCGATGACCAGTCGGCTCACTCAGTACTGCGCCGCCGTCTCAAAAAACGTTACTGCTGGTCCTGGGCGGCGTTTCCGTCCGTGTGACCGGCTGCGCTCACGAGTGCGCGGGCACGGCGGGCCCGAGCCGGTCGAGGAGACCGTCGGGCCGGGTCACCGAGCTCTGCCTGCCGCCGCCACCGCCGCCCGTCTTGTTCCCGGGGCCGTCGCCCTTCCCTTTGCCCGAGCCGTCCGAACCGCCGCCGTCCGGGCCCCCGGACTTGCCGCCCTTGCCGCCGTCGTCGCCGCCCTTGCCGCCCTTGCCGTCGAGCAGCAGATCGCAGAACGCCTTCACCGCGGCCGGGCCGTGCGCGGCCGACTCCAGGGTGCGGCGCTTGTTCTGGTCGAGCCGGCCGGAGCGGTAGTCGCGGCAGTCGTCGGCCGTATTCGCGAGCCACTGCTGCTTGCCGCCGGTGTCCTCGCCGGGGGGCGGGCCGCCCTGCTGGGTGCCGTCCCTGTGACCGGGTCCGGTGCCGGGGTCCGCGCTCGGACCGCCCGGGGTGGGCGCGTACGAGGGGTCGCCGCCGGGCGTGCCCGGCGCCGACGACGGCTCGTGCCGGTCGGGCGCCGGGGTCGGGGAGCCGGGCGGCAGGGCGTGCGAGGGCGACGTGTCGACGGGCCCCGGGGTCATGTCGGCGGACACGGTCGACGCGGGGGCGGGGTCCTGCTCGTCGAAGGCGAAAGGCCCCGGCAGCACACCGGTGCCCGCGGCGACGGCGACCCCGCCGAGCGCACAGCAGGCCAGCGCCGCGGCGAGGCCCAGGCGCACGGGCGCGAAGCGTCTGCGCCGGGGGGCATCGGAAAGCCGCGCCGCGTGTCCGACCCGGACGACACCTCCGACCCGGACGACACCGAGGGCTTCGCCGGGCGCGTCATCGGCGCGGGCCTTGCGGAAAGCGGCCAGCGCCGCTTCCTCGCCGCGGAGTTCGGTGGTGGCCGGTCCGGCGGGGCCGAGGGAACGCAGCAGGTCAGCGAGGTGGGCGGCCTCGGCCCGAGCGCGCTCGTCACCGGACTCGACGCCTTCGCCGCGCAGCAGTCGCTCGGCGGCATCCCCGTCAAGCCACTCGTGCCGCTCGTCAGCCATCACATGTCCTTCTGCGTCCGGGCGCGTGATTGCGTCACACCGCGTTCCGGCGCGCGCTGCGACGGCACGGCGTCCAGCTCCTCCGCGTCCTGGGCCACGTCCCCCACGGAGCCGTCCGCGCCCAGCAGTTCAGCAAGCCGCTTCAGGCCCCGGTGCGCGGCGGTCCGCACCGCGCCGGGCCGTTTGCCCAGGGTCTGCGCCGCGCTCTTCGCGTCGAGGCCGACCACCACGCGCAGCACCACGGCCTCGGCCTGGTCCTGCGGGAGCTGGGCGATGAGCGCCATCGTACGTCCGGTGCCGAGCGCCTCCATCGCCTCGTCGGCGGTGTCCGACTCGGCGGGGCGGGCGGTCAACTCGCTCTCGTCGCCGCCGACGGCGGGCCTGCGGCCGCGCATCCGAACGTGGTCGAGGGCGCGGTTGCGGGCGATGCGGGCGGCCCAGCCGCGGAAGCGGTCGGCGTCGCCCTCGAACCGCTGGAGGTCACGGGCGATCTGGAGCCAGGCCTCGGAGGCCACGTCCTCGGTGTCGGGTTCGCCGACCAGGGTGCGGATGTAGCCGAGCAGGCGCGGGTGCACGGCGCGATAGACGGCACGGAAGGCGTCCTCGTCCCCGTCCTGCGCCCTGAGCACCGCGGCGGTCAGCTCCGCGTCGTCCCCCAGCAATCCCTGCACCCTGTCTTGACTGACTGTCCCGATGTCACCGCTGGTCATCACGGTCGCATCGCCGTACGCGAATCAGCACGCTACGGCCTAGGTGCCCCTTACGTCCACGCCTTGTACAACCTGCAACTATCTCCTGACACAGCGCGGTGTGACAGAAAACGCACGCTCGGCGCTGAAGGGAGTACGGGGTCGCCACAACGACCCCGCCGGAAGACGGCCGGGGCCTCTCCTGTGGGGGGTGGCGGCCCCGGTCGTCCTCCGCACCTTCAGACCTCGTGGCACGGGAACGCGCTTGAGGGGCCCGGGTGCCATGTGGCACCCGGGCCCCGAAGGAAACTGCTCACACCATCTGCCGGCCCTGATTCCGCGCCGGCCTTCTGGGTCCGCACGTCCACCCGTGAGAGGGCGGGAAATGCGGGGATCGCGGTTGCTTGACCGGAGACCACCTCACTATCGATGTCCTGCGGTACCCGGACCGGTGATGACGTCCGGGCGATCCTGATGGCGTCGCGTTCCTCCGTTCTTCCCTCTGGATGAGCTGCCTGCTGAACTGCGTACTGCTGATACCGCTGATACCGCTGAACTGCGTACTGACTGAACTGCGTACCACGGGTGATGCGAACCGCCCGGTGCGCGCGTCCGCAGCCGACGCCTTCACCGGGGTACCGCTCACTGACTTCACTGCGGGGTTCTGCACTTACCGGTACTTCTCCCGGCGGCCCCTGATCACTGCGGGCCGCCCGGTGCGGTGGTCAGCCCCGTCGCCGTCCTGCAACAACCCTGGCTTCGACACTCCACCACCGCACCGTTCAGCGAACTGCAACTGCGGTACTGCTGCCCGGCAGTTCGTCTCTGCCGGTCCTGCGGTCCTTCTTGGCTACGACAGGAACCATACCCACACCACAACCCAATGTCTACTCTCGCCAGTACAGATTTCTATGCGCGTGACGGAGAGGTAATGGGTATCGAACAGTGGAGCGAGCGGAGGGCGAACCGGGCGTGGTGATGGTTGAGGGGCCAGGGTGGGGGGCATGAGGCCTGCCAAGAAGGACCCGGGCATGGACGAACCAGAGACCAGGTGGTGTGACCGATGGACACGATGGGCCTCAATGCCGCGATCATCAGCACCCCGGCATCCCTCGCCGACGCACGCGACAGCGCCCGGAACTTCGTCGCAGGGCTCGCGGATCCGGTCGCGGCCGACGCGGCCGACACCGTGGTCCTGGTCGTGTCGGAGCTCGTCACCAACTCCCTGCGCCACGGTGGAGGCACCTGCACCCTGGACCTGACCGAACACCCGGGCAGCATCGAGGTGGCCGTGCACGATCGCAGCACGCGCGCTCCGCTGATGCGCCGCCCGGACCTGCACGACGGCACGGGCGGGTTCGGCTGGCCGATGGTCAACCGCCTGGCCCACGCCACCTACGTCACCCACAGCAGCGCCGGCGGCAAGACCGTCAGCGCCTTCCTGCCCCGTTAGCACCCGAGCCCACCGCCTGCGCCACCGCCCCGCCGGGGGTTTACGACGTGACGTGGGTCGCAGGGCGCATGCTTCCGGAAGGTCGGGGTATGCGGCTGGCCGATCGAGATCGGCGAGGGTGAGGGAGTGGTTCCGATGACAGTGGTGACGGGACCGGAGCTGCTGGACCGGACGACGGCCGGCACAACGGGGTCCAGCGCTGCGGCGGCTGTGACGGGTGAGCTGCCGTGGGTGGAGGACGCGGGCAAGGTGGCCCCCAAGGACGCCCGAGCGCTGTCGAAGGTGTTCTTCGATCAGCTCCAGGTCCTGGAGGAGGGAACGCCCGCATACCAGTACGCGCGGAACACGTTGATCGAGATGAACCTGTCCCTGGTCCGCTTCGCGGCCAGCCGGTTCCGCAATCGCGGTGACGGCGAGATGGAGGACATGATCCAGGTCGGCACGATCGGCCTGATCAAGGCCATCGACCGTTTCGACCTGTCCCGCGAAGTCGAGTTCACCTCTTTCGCGATCCCCTACATCGTCGGCGAGATCAAGCGCTTCTTCCGCGACACCACCTGGGCCGTCCACGTCCCCCGCCGCCTCCAGGAACTGCGCACCGAGATCGCGAAGGCGAAGGAGCACCTCTCGCTCCGGCTCGACCGCGACCCGACCGTCAAGGAACTGGCCGCGCACCTCAAGCTGGACGAGGACGAGGTCATCGACGGGATCGTCGCTTCCAACGGCTACACGGCGGGCTCGCTCGACATGTCCGCCGACACGGTGGAGCCGGGCCAGTCGGCCGGCGCCAAGGCCCGCACCCTGTCCGATTTCATCGGCGAGGAAGACCCCGGCATGGAGAAGGTCGAGGACCTCCACGCCCTGGCGCCCCTGATGGATCAGCTCGACGAACGCGAACGCCGCATCGTCAGCATGCGCTTCGGACACGAGATGACGCAGGCCCAGATCGGCGTCGAACTCGGCATCTCCCAGATGCAGGTCTCCCGGCTCCTGACCAGGATCATCGCCAAGCTGCGTACCGGCATGCTCGACGGACTCGGCGCCGTCTAAGGACTGTCCCGTAAATGATCTCCGAGCTGCCTACGGCGGTTCTGGACGGTCCGGTCTCACCGAACCTTGAGCGGCGCTCCTCACAGGCCCCGGTGACCTGAGTCAGTCGAAGAGGACAACGAGTCCGTTCACCCAGATCGCGAGGAACACAAGGACCGCCGTCAGGCAGCCGACGCCCGCCAGCACACCGCCGACCGTCCACGGCGCGGAGGGCGCCTCGTACTCCCCTTCCAGGTCGTCCCGGTAGGAGGCGGGGTCGTCCCAGTCGACGGGGTGCCCCAGCTCCTCGGCGCAGGCGGTCCGCACCGCGACCAGCTGCCCCTTCGCGAAGGCAGTGGCCGCCTTCGTCTCGGGGCCGGGCCAGGCGAGGGCCTTCATCCGCCACCCGGGAGACCCGTACCGCGCCTCGAAGGTGGCGGTCTCGTCGGCATTCCGGTCCTCTTCGAGGTACATCCAGCGTCCAGCCTCGGCGGCGTCGCCGTAGAGCCGGTACACCTCGGCCAGACGACGGCGGAGCGTCAGGTCGTGCGGGAAGGACGAGATGAGACCGCGCAGGCGCTGGCGCGCGACGGGAACCCGGCCGGCGGCCAGGTCTGCATCGACTCGGGCAAGGGTCTCTCTCAGGGACATGAACGCATGATCGGATACCGCACTGACCTACGTCGACCTGGTTTTGCCGCTTGGCACCGCTCGCTCTCGACGGCATCGGCTGAACCTCACTGCGACGGGGCACCGCCAGTTACGGGACAGCCCTCAGGCGAAGCGGTACTGGTGGTCACCCGGCGCATTCCACCAGCGAAAAGCCAAAAACAATTGCCCGGATAAGAAATTTATAAACAGTCGCACCGGGACCGTGTAACCCCGCTGCGGCGGGGCATTCGCTGGCTCGGAGGTTGATAACTATGGTTCCCCTGCTTCTCGTTCTTCTGCTGGCTCTGATCCTCTTCGGTGCGGGCTTCGCACTGAAGGCCCTGTGGTGGATCGCGATCATCGTGCTCGTCGTGTGGCTGGTCGGGTTCATCGCCCGTCCCAAGGGAGGAAGCGGCCGCTGGTACCGCTGGTAGACGCCGGCCGCGCGGACTCGACGCAGGGGGCTCCCCGCCCACAGCAGGGCGGGGAGCCCCCTCCGTATGTCCGCATGCGTATCGAGAAATTCAGGAAGCGCGGGTCGTGTGCCGATCGCCGGGTACACGGATCCCATGGCCGTGGCGTCGGCCTCCGCGCACCGGAACCACGCCTCCAGGAATCCGCCGCCACGGCCCTCGAACGAGGTTCTCGGCCACGGCGCCGCGGCGGGCGCCGTTACGGGTCGGACCGGACTCGTTGATCGCGGCCTCTCCAGTCGAGGCAGACAAGCATGGCGTCGTCGTCGGCGTCGATGGGGCCCCGGTGCCCCGCGAGTTCCTGCAGTACGGCCCGGGGGACCTGGGAGGCGGGCAGGAGGCGGGTGTTGGTGAGCGCTCGCATCAGGGCCTTCTCGCTGTAGCGCTCGCCGGCGGGGGAGGCGACGTTGTAGATGCCGTCGCTGACGAACACCAGGCGGTCCCCGGGCTCCACCTGGAAGGGTTCGGAGGTGTAGGGGGTTTCCTCGAACATGCCGAGCGGCATCAGGGCCTCGGGCTGGATCCGTTCGGCCTTGCCCTGCCGCAGGCGCCACATACGGGGAGATCCCGCATCGACGATCTGCGTGTTCCCGGTGTCGAGGTCGAAGCGGAGCAACAGCGAGGAGAGGTAGACCCGGCCCTGATAGTGGCCGTAGACGGCCTGGTCGGCCAGACAGGCCTGGTCGGACAGGGACAGGCCGGCGCGGCGCGCGTTCCGCAGCGCGTTGACGGCCAGGTTGGTGAGCAGGGCCGCTTCGATTCCTTCGCCCATGCCGTTGGTGATGACGAGCGTCAGGTGGTCGGCGGAGGAGGACCAGTCGAAGTTGTCGCCGTAGATGGCGTACGCGGGCTCGAGCTGGGCGCCGATGTCGTACTCCGGACGGGAGCAGGAACGGCCCGGCAGGAGCTGCCACTGCATCTCGGCCGCCAGGGTCAGGCGGCTGGCCCGGCGCGCCTGGAGGTAGACGTCTGTGTCGCGCTCGGCCACGACGATCTCGTGTCCGAGTACTTCGGCGATCTCCCAGAATTCACGCTCGGTGACGGCGTCGTAGGCGTTCCGGTCCAGGCCGACGGTGAGGACTCCGAGGCGGTCGCCGCGCACGCTGATGGGGAGATGGGCGTTCAGCAGGCCGGTTCGGTCGTCGGTCTCCACGTAGGGTTGCTGCGCTCCGAAGGCGCGCCCTGCTGGACTGCTGTGGACAGGGATCGGTTCTCCGGTGTAGGGGAGTTCGCTGACCGGTTGCAGTATGGTCATCGCGTAGTCGGCCATCAGCAAGTCGACGGAGACGGCCCCGTAGTGCGTGGTGAGGGTGTCCTGCACCGCTTGCAGCAGAGCGTGCGGCGCCGCTTGGCGCAGTGCGCGTTCCGCAGCCGTGAATCTGTCCACCGTTCGGTGACCGCCTGTTCGGGAGGATGAAGAGGAGTGGAAGGGTCTCTTGTGTCTCAGCGACTGCCAAGACGGCTGACGACCGTGACCGTTGAGAGCGGACACTCCGACGGCGCCGAGGCCCACGGCCAGGGGGCCGCCGCGTTCGCGGCGGGCGAGGCCATCGAAGTGCTCGAGGTGCTGTGGGGCCAGAGCCGCGACCTGGCGTCGATCGCTCCCGTCTCGACCTCTCAGCTGAGGGTTCTGTACATTCTCGCCGACCGGGACGGAATCAACCTGCGGGCCCTGGGCGACGAACTGGGTTCGGCTCCCTCTTCCGTAA
Encoded here:
- a CDS encoding RNA polymerase sigma factor; translation: MLGDDAELTAAVLRAQDGDEDAFRAVYRAVHPRLLGYIRTLVGEPDTEDVASEAWLQIARDLQRFEGDADRFRGWAARIARNRALDHVRMRGRRPAVGGDESELTARPAESDTADEAMEALGTGRTMALIAQLPQDQAEAVVLRVVVGLDAKSAAQTLGKRPGAVRTAAHRGLKRLAELLGADGSVGDVAQDAEELDAVPSQRAPERGVTQSRARTQKDM
- a CDS encoding ATP-binding protein encodes the protein MDTMGLNAAIISTPASLADARDSARNFVAGLADPVAADAADTVVLVVSELVTNSLRHGGGTCTLDLTEHPGSIEVAVHDRSTRAPLMRRPDLHDGTGGFGWPMVNRLAHATYVTHSSAGGKTVSAFLPR
- a CDS encoding RNA polymerase sigma factor SigF, translated to MTVVTGPELLDRTTAGTTGSSAAAAVTGELPWVEDAGKVAPKDARALSKVFFDQLQVLEEGTPAYQYARNTLIEMNLSLVRFAASRFRNRGDGEMEDMIQVGTIGLIKAIDRFDLSREVEFTSFAIPYIVGEIKRFFRDTTWAVHVPRRLQELRTEIAKAKEHLSLRLDRDPTVKELAAHLKLDEDEVIDGIVASNGYTAGSLDMSADTVEPGQSAGAKARTLSDFIGEEDPGMEKVEDLHALAPLMDQLDERERRIVSMRFGHEMTQAQIGVELGISQMQVSRLLTRIIAKLRTGMLDGLGAV
- a CDS encoding DUF6584 family protein, whose product is MSLRETLARVDADLAAGRVPVARQRLRGLISSFPHDLTLRRRLAEVYRLYGDAAEAGRWMYLEEDRNADETATFEARYGSPGWRMKALAWPGPETKAATAFAKGQLVAVRTACAEELGHPVDWDDPASYRDDLEGEYEAPSAPWTVGGVLAGVGCLTAVLVFLAIWVNGLVVLFD
- a CDS encoding hydrophobic protein, with protein sequence MVPLLLVLLLALILFGAGFALKALWWIAIIVLVVWLVGFIARPKGGSGRWYRW
- a CDS encoding PP2C family protein-serine/threonine phosphatase, which translates into the protein MDRFTAAERALRQAAPHALLQAVQDTLTTHYGAVSVDLLMADYAMTILQPVSELPYTGEPIPVHSSPAGRAFGAQQPYVETDDRTGLLNAHLPISVRGDRLGVLTVGLDRNAYDAVTEREFWEIAEVLGHEIVVAERDTDVYLQARRASRLTLAAEMQWQLLPGRSCSRPEYDIGAQLEPAYAIYGDNFDWSSSADHLTLVITNGMGEGIEAALLTNLAVNALRNARRAGLSLSDQACLADQAVYGHYQGRVYLSSLLLRFDLDTGNTQIVDAGSPRMWRLRQGKAERIQPEALMPLGMFEETPYTSEPFQVEPGDRLVFVSDGIYNVASPAGERYSEKALMRALTNTRLLPASQVPRAVLQELAGHRGPIDADDDAMLVCLDWRGRDQRVRSDP